One Dermacentor silvarum isolate Dsil-2018 chromosome 10, BIME_Dsil_1.4, whole genome shotgun sequence genomic window carries:
- the LOC119465907 gene encoding LOW QUALITY PROTEIN: ankyrin repeat and BTB/POZ domain-containing protein 1-like (The sequence of the model RefSeq protein was modified relative to this genomic sequence to represent the inferred CDS: deleted 1 base in 1 codon), with protein sequence MRLKKDALIAESHDGLRRNTLELFLSCRKGDLARVKYLIEEQESELNVRDRWDGTPLYYACLCGHKDVVEYLLSQGARCVANTFDGERCLYASLNLEIRDLLRDRKVITSSTMRRDAYDEFLRRCLEDVEHCDVTFSIQGETVPAHRCVLAARCEFFQRSLVKKWAGRQLIPVTHHSVDASVFRIVMQYLYTGRLEMQAKQFESFSELASRCRLTSLVADVKEELAQVLNQGNQRSHHSPESEAILLEPTHYREQLQRDFATLPIELASEVAPADISFLSQDGNHADICISVNGRHFLCHKVFLCNRSEYFRALLEDHFTEASQPSSSRQFPVIELQQVTPDVFGCVLHHIYSGMDDRLSADNVWEVLCAADVYLLPDLKRQCGASIARTLDVESICNTLRASRLFRLPRLENQCIEFMAKHLAKVVELPEFHEVIREDAKEVKLRQETDSITVIDDIRYYISANARSTAEIVNANEKLKLIDDLLMTLGLDA encoded by the exons ATGAGGCTGAAAAAGGACGCCCTAATCGCTGAAAGTCACGACGGACTCCGGAGAAACACCTTGGAATTGTTCCTGAGCTGCAGGAAAGGCGACCTTGCTCGCGTGAA GTACCTCATCGAAGAACAGGAGAGCGAGCTAAACGTTAGGGACAGATGGGACGGTACACCTCT gTACTACGCATGTCTTTGCGgtcacaaggacgtcgtcgaatATTTACTGTCTCAAG GGGCACGCTGTGTGGCCAACACTTTTGATGGAGAACGCTGCCTCTACGCCTCCTTGAACTTGGAGATCCGGGACCTTTTGCGAGATCGGAAAGTGATCACATCAAGCACCATGCGCCGAGATGCCTACGATGAATTCTTGCGGAG GTGCCTGGAGGATGTTGAACACTGCGACGTCACGTTCAGCATTCAGGGTGAAACGGTCCCCGCTCACCGTTGTGTCTTGGCAGCACGCTGCGAGTTTTTTCAGCGTTCCCTGGTCAAGAAATGGGCGGGACGGCAGCTGATACCAGTGACTCACCACTCC GTGGATGCTTCAGTATTTCGAATCGTGATGCAGTACCTGTACACGG GTCGACTCGAGATGCAAGCCAAGCAGTTCGAGAGTTTTTCCGAGCTGGCATCGAGGTGCAGGTTGACGTCCCTTGTCGCAGATGTCAAGGAAGAGTTAGCACAAGTGCTGAATCAAG GAAACCAGAGAAGCCATCATTCACCAGAGAGTGAGGCAATCTTGCTCGAACCAACCCATTACCGGGAGCAGCTTCAGAGGGACTTTGCCACGTTACCCATTGAGCTTGCATCAGAG GTTGCTCCTGCTGACATCTCATTCCTTTCTCAAGATGGCAACCATGCCGACATCTGCATCAGCGTGAATGGCAGGCATTTTCTTTGCCACAAG gtgttcctgtgcaaCCGTAGTGAGTAC TTCCGCGCGCTCCTAGAGGACCACTTCACAGAGGCCAGCCAACCGAGCAGTAGTCGGCAGTTTCCAGTGATAGAACTGCAGCAGGTCACACCCGATGTGTTTGGTTGCGTACTACATCACATTTACAGTGGCATGGATGACAGG CTCAGCGCAGACAATGTCTGGGAGGTCCTGTGCGCCGCTGATGTGTACCTGCTGCCAGACCTGAAGCGGCAGTGCGGGGCATCGATAGCACGCACGCTCGACGTGGAAAGCATCTGCAACACTCTGCGAGCGTCACGCCTTTTCCGCCTGCCAAGGCTAGAAAACCAGTGCATCGAGTTCATGGCCAAGCATCTGGCCAAG GTCGTTGAGCTCCCGGAATTCCACGAGGTCATCAGGGAGGACGCAAAAGAGGTGAAACTCCGACAGGAGACAGACTCCATCACCGTCATCGACGACATCCGCTACTACATCAGCGCTAATGCACGAAGCACTGCGGAGATTGTAAATGCCAACGAAAAGCTGAAGCTCATCGATGACCTTCTAATGACACTCGGACTAGACGCCTAG